One window of the Macaca thibetana thibetana isolate TM-01 chromosome 1, ASM2454274v1, whole genome shotgun sequence genome contains the following:
- the PPFIA4 gene encoding liprin-alpha-4 isoform X6 produces MCEVMPTINEGDPLGPPLGADADANFEQLMVNMLDEREKLLESLRESQETLAATQSRLQDALHERDQLQRHLNSALPQEFATLTRELSMCREQLLEREEEISELKAERNNTRLLLEHLECLVSRHERSLRMTVVKRQAQSPSGVSSEVEVLKALKSLFEHHKALDEKVRERLRAALERVTTLEEQLAGAHQQVSALQQGAGVLDGAAEEEGTVELGPKRLWKEDAGRVEELQELLEKQNFELSQARERLVTLTATVTELEEDLGTARRDLIKSEELSSKHQRDLREALAQKEDMEERITTLEKRYLAAQREATSIHDLNDKLENELANKESLHRQCEEKARHLQELLEVAEQKLQQTMRKAETLPEVEAELAQRIAALTKAEERHGNIEEHLRQLEGQLEEKNQELARVRQREKMNEDHNKRLSDTVDRLLSESNERLQLHLKERMAALEEKGRLSEEIEKLRQEVDQLKGRGGPFVDGVHSRSHMGSAADVRFSLGTTTHAPPGVHRRYSALREESAKDWETSPLPGMLAPAAAPAFDSDPEISDADEDEPGGLVGSADVVSPSGHSDAQTLAMMLQEQLDAINEEIRMIQEEKESTELRAEEIETRVTSGSMEALNLKQLRKRGSIPTSLTALSLASASPPLSGRSTPKLTSRSAAQDLDRMGVMTLPSDLRKHRRKLLSPVSREENREDKATIKCETSPPSSPRTLRLEKLGHPALSQEEGKSALEDQGSNPSSSNSSSQDSLHKGAKRKGIKSSIGRLFGKKEKGRLIQLSRDGATGHVLLTDSEFSMQEPMVPAKLGTQAEKDRRLKKKHQLLEDARRKGMPFAQWDGPTVVSWLELWVGMPAWYVAACRANVKSGAIMSALSDTEIQREIGISNALHRLKLRLAIQEMVSLTSPSAPPTSRTSSGNVWVTHEEMETLETSTKTDSEEGSWAQTLAYGDMNHEWIGNEWLPSLGLPQYRSYFMECLVDARMLDHLTKKDLRVHLKMVDSFHRTSLQYGIMCLKRLNYDRKELEKRREESQHEIKDVLVWTNDQVVHWVQSIGLRDYAGNLHESGVHGALLALDENFDHNTLALILQIPTQNTQARQVMEREFNNLLALGTDRKLDDGDDKVFRRAPSWRKRFRPREHHGGGGMLSASAETLPAGFRVSTLGSLQPPPAPPKKIMPEAHSHYLYGHMLSAFRD; encoded by the exons GAATTTGCCACCTTAACCCGGGAGCTGAGCATGTGTCGGGAACAGCTTCTAGAGCGGGAGGAAGAGATATCAGAGTTGAAAGCAGAACGGAATAACACACGG CTGCTTCTGGAACATCTGGAGTGCCTGGTGTCCCGCCATGAACGGTCACTGCGGATGACTGTGGTGAAGCGCCAGGCCCAGTCACCTTCGGGAGTCTCCAGTGAGGTGGAGGTGCTGAAGGCCCTCAAGTCACTGTTTGAGCACCACAAGGCCCTGGATGAGAAG GTGCGAGAGCGGCTCCGGGCAGCGCTGGAGCGAGTCACCACCTTGGAGGAGCAGCTGGCAGGTGCCCACCAGCAG GTGTCTGCCCTGCAGCAGGGGGCAGGGGTGCTGGATGGAGCGGCAGAAGAGGAGGGGACTGTGGAGCTGGGGCCAAAACGCCTGTGGAAG GAGGATGCGGGCCGGGTGGAGGAGCTGCAGGAGCTCCTGGAGAAGCAGAACTTTGAGTTGAGCCAGGCCCGGGAGCGACTGGTCACCCTGACAGCAACCGTGACTGAACTCGAGGAGGACCTGGGCACGGCCCGCCGGGACCTCATCAAGTCGGAGGAGCTGAGCAGCAAGCATCAGCGGGACCTCCGGGAG GCTCTGGCCCAGAAGGAGGACATGGAAGAGCGGATTACTACACTGGAGAAGCGCTACCTGGCTGCTCAGCGTGAGGCAACATCCATCCATGACCTCAATGACAAGCTGGAGAATGAGTTGGCCAACAAGGAGTCCCTGCACCGCCAG TGTGAGGAGAAGGCCCGACACCTGCAGGAGCTGCTGGAGGTGGCAGAGCAGAAGCTGCAGCAGACGATGCGCAAGGCAGAGACGCTgccagaggtggaggctgagcTGGCCCAGAGAATTGCAGCCCTCACCAAG GCTGAAGAACGACATGGCAACATTGAGGAGCACCTGCGGCAGCTGGAGGGACAGCTGGAGGAGAAGAACCAGGAGCTGGCACGG GTGCGCCAGCGGGAAAAGATGAACGAGGACCACAACAAGCGGCTGTCGGACACAGTGGACCGGCTGCTCAGCGAGTCCAACGAGCGTCTACAGCTCCACCTGAAGGAGCGCATGGCAGCCCTGGAGGAGAAG GGCCGCCTGTCTGAAGAGATTGAGAAGCTGCGCCAAGAGGTGGACCAGCTGAAGGGCCGAGGGGGCCCGTTTGTGGATGGCGTGCACTCCAG GTCGCACATGGGCAGTGCAGCAGACGTGCGGTTCTCCCTGGGCACAACCACACACGCACCCCCAGGCGTGCATCGCCGCTACTCGGCATTGAGGGAAGAGTCTGCCAAG GACTGGGAGACTTCTCCGTTGCCTGGGATGCTGGCCCCGGCAGCCGCCCCTGCCTTTGACAGTGACCCTGAGATCTCCGACGCAGATGAGGATGAGCCAGGGGGTCTGGTGGGCTCTGCGGACGTTGTCTCCCCCAGCGGCCACTCAGATGCCCAGACCCTGGCCATGATGCTGCAGGAGCAGCTGGATGCCATCAATGAGGAAATCAG GATGATTCAGGAAGAGAAGGAGTCCACGGAGCTCCGGGCAGAGGAGATTGAGACACGTGTGACCAGTGGCAGCATGGAGGCCCTAAACCTGAAGCAGCTGCGCAAGCGCGGTTCCATCCCCACCTCTCTGACAGCCCTGTCCCTGGCCAGCGCGTCCCCACCACTCAGCGGCCGCTCTACACCTAAGCTCACCTCCCGCAGTGCTGCCCAGGACCTGGACCGAATGGGGGTCATGACCCTG CCCAGTGACTTAAGAAAGCATAGGAGGAAGCTGCTG TCGCCAGTGTCTCGGGAAGAGAACCGAGAGGATAAAGCCACCATAAAATGTGAGacttctcctccttcctcacccAGGACGCTGCGGCTAGAGAAGCTTGGCCACCCAGCCCTGAGCCAGGAAGAAGGCAAGAG TGCCTTGGAGGATCAGGGCAGCAAccccagcagcagcaacagcagcagccagGACTCCCTGCACAAGGGCGCCAAGCGCAAGGGCATCAAGTCTTCCATTGGCCGCCTGtttgggaagaaggagaagggcaGGCTGATCCAGCTGAGTCGGGATGGAGCCACAGGCCATG TTCTGCTAACAGACTCCGAGTTCAGTATGCAGGAGCCTATGGTGCCTGCCAAGCTGGGGACCCAGGCAGAGAAGGACCGGCGGCTAAAGAAGAA ACACCAGCTGCTTGAAGATGCCCGCAGGAAAGGAATGCCCTTTGCCCAGTGGGATGGTCCTACTGTGGTCTCCTGGTTGGAG CTCTGGGTGGGGATGCCTGCCTGGTACGTGGCAGCCTGCCGGGCCAACGTCAAGAGTGGTGCCATCATGTCCGCTCTGTCGGACACAGAGATCCAGCGGGAGATCGGCATCAGCAATGCCCTGCACCGACTCAAGCTCCGCCTGGCCATTCAGGAGATGGTGTCACTGACCAGCCCCTCTGCCCCGCCCACCTCCAGGACT TCTTCTGGGAATGTCTGGGTCACCCATGAAGAGATGGAAACTCTGGAAACATCTACTAAAACA GACAGTGAGGAGGGCAGCTGGGCTCAG ACCCTGGCCTATGGGGACATGAACCATGAGTGGATTGGGAATGAATGGCTGCCTAGCCTGGGGCTCCCGCAGTACCGCAGCTACTTCATGGAGTGCCTGGTGGACGCCCGCATGCTGGACCACCTCACCAAGAAGGACCTGCGGGTCCACCTGAAGATGGTGGACAGCTTCCATCG AACCAGTCTTCAGTATGGCATCATGTGTCTGAAGAGGCTGAATTATGACCGGAAGGAGCTGGAGAAGAGGCGAGAGGAGAGCCAGCACGAGATCAAGG ATGTGCTAGTCTGGACCAACGACCAGGTGGTTCATTGGGTTCAGTCTATTGGGCTCCGGGATTATGCCGGAAACCTGCATGAGAGTGGTGTGCATGGAGCCTTGCTGGCCCTGGACGAGAACTTTGACCACAACACACTGGCCCTGATCCTTCAGATCCCCACACAGAACACCCAG GCACGCCAGGTGATGGAAAGAGAGTTCAATAACCTGTTGGCCTTGGGCACAGACCGGAAGCTGGATGAC GGGGATGACAAGGTGTTCCGCCGCGCGCCCTCCTGGAGGAAGCGCTTCCGGCCGCGGGAGCACCACGGTGGCGGCGGCATGCTCAGCGCCTCGGCGGAGACCCTCCCGGCGGGCTTCCGTGTGTCCACCCTGGGGTCCCTGCAGCCCCCACCGGCCCCGCCAAAGAAGATCATGCCTGAAG ctCACTCCCACTATCTCTACGGACACATGCTCTCCGCCTTCCGGGACTAG
- the PPFIA4 gene encoding liprin-alpha-4 isoform X4, whose product MCEVMPTINEGDPLGPPLGADADANFEQLMVNMLDEREKLLESLRESQETLAATQSRLQDALHERDQLQRHLNSALPQEFATLTRELSMCREQLLEREEEISELKAERNNTRLLLEHLECLVSRHERSLRMTVVKRQAQSPSGVSSEVEVLKALKSLFEHHKALDEKVRERLRAALERVTTLEEQLAGAHQQVSALQQGAGVLDGAAEEEGTVELGPKRLWKEDAGRVEELQELLEKQNFELSQARERLVTLTATVTELEEDLGTARRDLIKSEELSSKHQRDLREALAQKEDMEERITTLEKRYLAAQREATSIHDLNDKLENELANKESLHRQCEEKARHLQELLEVAEQKLQQTMRKAETLPEVEAELAQRIAALTKAEERHGNIEEHLRQLEGQLEEKNQELARVRQREKMNEDHNKRLSDTVDRLLSESNERLQLHLKERMAALEEKNTLIQELESSQRQIEEQHHHKGRLSEEIEKLRQEVDQLKGRGGPFVDGVHSRSHMGSAADVRFSLGTTTHAPPGVHRRYSALREESAKDWETSPLPGMLAPAAAPAFDSDPEISDADEDEPGGLVGSADVVSPSGHSDAQTLAMMLQEQLDAINEEIRMIQEEKESTELRAEEIETRVTSGSMEALNLKQLRKRGSIPTSLTALSLASASPPLSGRSTPKLTSRSAAQDLDRMGVMTLPSDLRKHRRKLLSPVSREENREDKATIKCETSPPSSPRTLRLEKLGHPALSQEEGKSALEDQGSNPSSSNSSSQDSLHKGAKRKGIKSSIGRLFGKKEKGRLIQLSRDGATGHVLLTDSEFSMQEPMVPAKLGTQAEKDRRLKKKHQLLEDARRKGMPFAQWDGPTVVSWLELWVGMPAWYVAACRANVKSGAIMSALSDTEIQREIGISNALHRLKLRLAIQEMVSLTSPSAPPTSRTSSGNVWVTHEEMETLETSTKTTLAYGDMNHEWIGNEWLPSLGLPQYRSYFMECLVDARMLDHLTKKDLRVHLKMVDSFHRTSLQYGIMCLKRLNYDRKELEKRREESQHEIKDVLVWTNDQVVHWVQSIGLRDYAGNLHESGVHGALLALDENFDHNTLALILQIPTQNTQARQVMEREFNNLLALGTDRKLDDGDDKVFRRAPSWRKRFRPREHHGGGGMLSASAETLPAGFRVSTLGSLQPPPAPPKKIMPEAHSHYLYGHMLSAFRD is encoded by the exons GAATTTGCCACCTTAACCCGGGAGCTGAGCATGTGTCGGGAACAGCTTCTAGAGCGGGAGGAAGAGATATCAGAGTTGAAAGCAGAACGGAATAACACACGG CTGCTTCTGGAACATCTGGAGTGCCTGGTGTCCCGCCATGAACGGTCACTGCGGATGACTGTGGTGAAGCGCCAGGCCCAGTCACCTTCGGGAGTCTCCAGTGAGGTGGAGGTGCTGAAGGCCCTCAAGTCACTGTTTGAGCACCACAAGGCCCTGGATGAGAAG GTGCGAGAGCGGCTCCGGGCAGCGCTGGAGCGAGTCACCACCTTGGAGGAGCAGCTGGCAGGTGCCCACCAGCAG GTGTCTGCCCTGCAGCAGGGGGCAGGGGTGCTGGATGGAGCGGCAGAAGAGGAGGGGACTGTGGAGCTGGGGCCAAAACGCCTGTGGAAG GAGGATGCGGGCCGGGTGGAGGAGCTGCAGGAGCTCCTGGAGAAGCAGAACTTTGAGTTGAGCCAGGCCCGGGAGCGACTGGTCACCCTGACAGCAACCGTGACTGAACTCGAGGAGGACCTGGGCACGGCCCGCCGGGACCTCATCAAGTCGGAGGAGCTGAGCAGCAAGCATCAGCGGGACCTCCGGGAG GCTCTGGCCCAGAAGGAGGACATGGAAGAGCGGATTACTACACTGGAGAAGCGCTACCTGGCTGCTCAGCGTGAGGCAACATCCATCCATGACCTCAATGACAAGCTGGAGAATGAGTTGGCCAACAAGGAGTCCCTGCACCGCCAG TGTGAGGAGAAGGCCCGACACCTGCAGGAGCTGCTGGAGGTGGCAGAGCAGAAGCTGCAGCAGACGATGCGCAAGGCAGAGACGCTgccagaggtggaggctgagcTGGCCCAGAGAATTGCAGCCCTCACCAAG GCTGAAGAACGACATGGCAACATTGAGGAGCACCTGCGGCAGCTGGAGGGACAGCTGGAGGAGAAGAACCAGGAGCTGGCACGG GTGCGCCAGCGGGAAAAGATGAACGAGGACCACAACAAGCGGCTGTCGGACACAGTGGACCGGCTGCTCAGCGAGTCCAACGAGCGTCTACAGCTCCACCTGAAGGAGCGCATGGCAGCCCTGGAGGAGAAG AACACGTTgatccaggagttggagagctcCCAGCGGCAGATTGAGGAGCAGCACCACCACAAG GGCCGCCTGTCTGAAGAGATTGAGAAGCTGCGCCAAGAGGTGGACCAGCTGAAGGGCCGAGGGGGCCCGTTTGTGGATGGCGTGCACTCCAG GTCGCACATGGGCAGTGCAGCAGACGTGCGGTTCTCCCTGGGCACAACCACACACGCACCCCCAGGCGTGCATCGCCGCTACTCGGCATTGAGGGAAGAGTCTGCCAAG GACTGGGAGACTTCTCCGTTGCCTGGGATGCTGGCCCCGGCAGCCGCCCCTGCCTTTGACAGTGACCCTGAGATCTCCGACGCAGATGAGGATGAGCCAGGGGGTCTGGTGGGCTCTGCGGACGTTGTCTCCCCCAGCGGCCACTCAGATGCCCAGACCCTGGCCATGATGCTGCAGGAGCAGCTGGATGCCATCAATGAGGAAATCAG GATGATTCAGGAAGAGAAGGAGTCCACGGAGCTCCGGGCAGAGGAGATTGAGACACGTGTGACCAGTGGCAGCATGGAGGCCCTAAACCTGAAGCAGCTGCGCAAGCGCGGTTCCATCCCCACCTCTCTGACAGCCCTGTCCCTGGCCAGCGCGTCCCCACCACTCAGCGGCCGCTCTACACCTAAGCTCACCTCCCGCAGTGCTGCCCAGGACCTGGACCGAATGGGGGTCATGACCCTG CCCAGTGACTTAAGAAAGCATAGGAGGAAGCTGCTG TCGCCAGTGTCTCGGGAAGAGAACCGAGAGGATAAAGCCACCATAAAATGTGAGacttctcctccttcctcacccAGGACGCTGCGGCTAGAGAAGCTTGGCCACCCAGCCCTGAGCCAGGAAGAAGGCAAGAG TGCCTTGGAGGATCAGGGCAGCAAccccagcagcagcaacagcagcagccagGACTCCCTGCACAAGGGCGCCAAGCGCAAGGGCATCAAGTCTTCCATTGGCCGCCTGtttgggaagaaggagaagggcaGGCTGATCCAGCTGAGTCGGGATGGAGCCACAGGCCATG TTCTGCTAACAGACTCCGAGTTCAGTATGCAGGAGCCTATGGTGCCTGCCAAGCTGGGGACCCAGGCAGAGAAGGACCGGCGGCTAAAGAAGAA ACACCAGCTGCTTGAAGATGCCCGCAGGAAAGGAATGCCCTTTGCCCAGTGGGATGGTCCTACTGTGGTCTCCTGGTTGGAG CTCTGGGTGGGGATGCCTGCCTGGTACGTGGCAGCCTGCCGGGCCAACGTCAAGAGTGGTGCCATCATGTCCGCTCTGTCGGACACAGAGATCCAGCGGGAGATCGGCATCAGCAATGCCCTGCACCGACTCAAGCTCCGCCTGGCCATTCAGGAGATGGTGTCACTGACCAGCCCCTCTGCCCCGCCCACCTCCAGGACT TCTTCTGGGAATGTCTGGGTCACCCATGAAGAGATGGAAACTCTGGAAACATCTACTAAAACA ACCCTGGCCTATGGGGACATGAACCATGAGTGGATTGGGAATGAATGGCTGCCTAGCCTGGGGCTCCCGCAGTACCGCAGCTACTTCATGGAGTGCCTGGTGGACGCCCGCATGCTGGACCACCTCACCAAGAAGGACCTGCGGGTCCACCTGAAGATGGTGGACAGCTTCCATCG AACCAGTCTTCAGTATGGCATCATGTGTCTGAAGAGGCTGAATTATGACCGGAAGGAGCTGGAGAAGAGGCGAGAGGAGAGCCAGCACGAGATCAAGG ATGTGCTAGTCTGGACCAACGACCAGGTGGTTCATTGGGTTCAGTCTATTGGGCTCCGGGATTATGCCGGAAACCTGCATGAGAGTGGTGTGCATGGAGCCTTGCTGGCCCTGGACGAGAACTTTGACCACAACACACTGGCCCTGATCCTTCAGATCCCCACACAGAACACCCAG GCACGCCAGGTGATGGAAAGAGAGTTCAATAACCTGTTGGCCTTGGGCACAGACCGGAAGCTGGATGAC GGGGATGACAAGGTGTTCCGCCGCGCGCCCTCCTGGAGGAAGCGCTTCCGGCCGCGGGAGCACCACGGTGGCGGCGGCATGCTCAGCGCCTCGGCGGAGACCCTCCCGGCGGGCTTCCGTGTGTCCACCCTGGGGTCCCTGCAGCCCCCACCGGCCCCGCCAAAGAAGATCATGCCTGAAG ctCACTCCCACTATCTCTACGGACACATGCTCTCCGCCTTCCGGGACTAG
- the PPFIA4 gene encoding liprin-alpha-4 isoform X8 → MCEVMPTINEGDPLGPPLGADADANFEQLMVNMLDEREKLLESLRESQETLAATQSRLQDALHERDQLQRHLNSALPQEFATLTRELSMCREQLLEREEEISELKAERNNTRLLLEHLECLVSRHERSLRMTVVKRQAQSPSGVSSEVEVLKALKSLFEHHKALDEKVRERLRAALERVTTLEEQLAGAHQQVSALQQGAGVLDGAAEEEGTVELGPKRLWKEDAGRVEELQELLEKQNFELSQARERLVTLTATVTELEEDLGTARRDLIKSEELSSKHQRDLREALAQKEDMEERITTLEKRYLAAQREATSIHDLNDKLENELANKESLHRQAEERHGNIEEHLRQLEGQLEEKNQELARVRQREKMNEDHNKRLSDTVDRLLSESNERLQLHLKERMAALEEKNTLIQELESSQRQIEEQHHHKGRLSEEIEKLRQEVDQLKGRGGPFVDGVHSRSHMGSAADVRFSLGTTTHAPPGVHRRYSALREESAKDWETSPLPGMLAPAAAPAFDSDPEISDADEDEPGGLVGSADVVSPSGHSDAQTLAMMLQEQLDAINEEIRMIQEEKESTELRAEEIETRVTSGSMEALNLKQLRKRGSIPTSLTALSLASASPPLSGRSTPKLTSRSAAQDLDRMGVMTLPSDLRKHRRKLLSPVSREENREDKATIKCETSPPSSPRTLRLEKLGHPALSQEEGKSALEDQGSNPSSSNSSSQDSLHKGAKRKGIKSSIGRLFGKKEKGRLIQLSRDGATGHVLLTDSEFSMQEPMVPAKLGTQAEKDRRLKKKHQLLEDARRKGMPFAQWDGPTVVSWLELWVGMPAWYVAACRANVKSGAIMSALSDTEIQREIGISNALHRLKLRLAIQEMVSLTSPSAPPTSRTSSGNVWVTHEEMETLETSTKTDSEEGSWAQTLAYGDMNHEWIGNEWLPSLGLPQYRSYFMECLVDARMLDHLTKKDLRVHLKMVDSFHRTSLQYGIMCLKRLNYDRKELEKRREESQHEIKDVLVWTNDQVVHWVQSIGLRDYAGNLHESGVHGALLALDENFDHNTLALILQIPTQNTQARQVMEREFNNLLALGTDRKLDDGDDKVFRRAPSWRKRFRPREHHGGGGMLSASAETLPAGFRVSTLGSLQPPPAPPKKIMPEAHSHYLYGHMLSAFRD, encoded by the exons GAATTTGCCACCTTAACCCGGGAGCTGAGCATGTGTCGGGAACAGCTTCTAGAGCGGGAGGAAGAGATATCAGAGTTGAAAGCAGAACGGAATAACACACGG CTGCTTCTGGAACATCTGGAGTGCCTGGTGTCCCGCCATGAACGGTCACTGCGGATGACTGTGGTGAAGCGCCAGGCCCAGTCACCTTCGGGAGTCTCCAGTGAGGTGGAGGTGCTGAAGGCCCTCAAGTCACTGTTTGAGCACCACAAGGCCCTGGATGAGAAG GTGCGAGAGCGGCTCCGGGCAGCGCTGGAGCGAGTCACCACCTTGGAGGAGCAGCTGGCAGGTGCCCACCAGCAG GTGTCTGCCCTGCAGCAGGGGGCAGGGGTGCTGGATGGAGCGGCAGAAGAGGAGGGGACTGTGGAGCTGGGGCCAAAACGCCTGTGGAAG GAGGATGCGGGCCGGGTGGAGGAGCTGCAGGAGCTCCTGGAGAAGCAGAACTTTGAGTTGAGCCAGGCCCGGGAGCGACTGGTCACCCTGACAGCAACCGTGACTGAACTCGAGGAGGACCTGGGCACGGCCCGCCGGGACCTCATCAAGTCGGAGGAGCTGAGCAGCAAGCATCAGCGGGACCTCCGGGAG GCTCTGGCCCAGAAGGAGGACATGGAAGAGCGGATTACTACACTGGAGAAGCGCTACCTGGCTGCTCAGCGTGAGGCAACATCCATCCATGACCTCAATGACAAGCTGGAGAATGAGTTGGCCAACAAGGAGTCCCTGCACCGCCAG GCTGAAGAACGACATGGCAACATTGAGGAGCACCTGCGGCAGCTGGAGGGACAGCTGGAGGAGAAGAACCAGGAGCTGGCACGG GTGCGCCAGCGGGAAAAGATGAACGAGGACCACAACAAGCGGCTGTCGGACACAGTGGACCGGCTGCTCAGCGAGTCCAACGAGCGTCTACAGCTCCACCTGAAGGAGCGCATGGCAGCCCTGGAGGAGAAG AACACGTTgatccaggagttggagagctcCCAGCGGCAGATTGAGGAGCAGCACCACCACAAG GGCCGCCTGTCTGAAGAGATTGAGAAGCTGCGCCAAGAGGTGGACCAGCTGAAGGGCCGAGGGGGCCCGTTTGTGGATGGCGTGCACTCCAG GTCGCACATGGGCAGTGCAGCAGACGTGCGGTTCTCCCTGGGCACAACCACACACGCACCCCCAGGCGTGCATCGCCGCTACTCGGCATTGAGGGAAGAGTCTGCCAAG GACTGGGAGACTTCTCCGTTGCCTGGGATGCTGGCCCCGGCAGCCGCCCCTGCCTTTGACAGTGACCCTGAGATCTCCGACGCAGATGAGGATGAGCCAGGGGGTCTGGTGGGCTCTGCGGACGTTGTCTCCCCCAGCGGCCACTCAGATGCCCAGACCCTGGCCATGATGCTGCAGGAGCAGCTGGATGCCATCAATGAGGAAATCAG GATGATTCAGGAAGAGAAGGAGTCCACGGAGCTCCGGGCAGAGGAGATTGAGACACGTGTGACCAGTGGCAGCATGGAGGCCCTAAACCTGAAGCAGCTGCGCAAGCGCGGTTCCATCCCCACCTCTCTGACAGCCCTGTCCCTGGCCAGCGCGTCCCCACCACTCAGCGGCCGCTCTACACCTAAGCTCACCTCCCGCAGTGCTGCCCAGGACCTGGACCGAATGGGGGTCATGACCCTG CCCAGTGACTTAAGAAAGCATAGGAGGAAGCTGCTG TCGCCAGTGTCTCGGGAAGAGAACCGAGAGGATAAAGCCACCATAAAATGTGAGacttctcctccttcctcacccAGGACGCTGCGGCTAGAGAAGCTTGGCCACCCAGCCCTGAGCCAGGAAGAAGGCAAGAG TGCCTTGGAGGATCAGGGCAGCAAccccagcagcagcaacagcagcagccagGACTCCCTGCACAAGGGCGCCAAGCGCAAGGGCATCAAGTCTTCCATTGGCCGCCTGtttgggaagaaggagaagggcaGGCTGATCCAGCTGAGTCGGGATGGAGCCACAGGCCATG TTCTGCTAACAGACTCCGAGTTCAGTATGCAGGAGCCTATGGTGCCTGCCAAGCTGGGGACCCAGGCAGAGAAGGACCGGCGGCTAAAGAAGAA ACACCAGCTGCTTGAAGATGCCCGCAGGAAAGGAATGCCCTTTGCCCAGTGGGATGGTCCTACTGTGGTCTCCTGGTTGGAG CTCTGGGTGGGGATGCCTGCCTGGTACGTGGCAGCCTGCCGGGCCAACGTCAAGAGTGGTGCCATCATGTCCGCTCTGTCGGACACAGAGATCCAGCGGGAGATCGGCATCAGCAATGCCCTGCACCGACTCAAGCTCCGCCTGGCCATTCAGGAGATGGTGTCACTGACCAGCCCCTCTGCCCCGCCCACCTCCAGGACT TCTTCTGGGAATGTCTGGGTCACCCATGAAGAGATGGAAACTCTGGAAACATCTACTAAAACA GACAGTGAGGAGGGCAGCTGGGCTCAG ACCCTGGCCTATGGGGACATGAACCATGAGTGGATTGGGAATGAATGGCTGCCTAGCCTGGGGCTCCCGCAGTACCGCAGCTACTTCATGGAGTGCCTGGTGGACGCCCGCATGCTGGACCACCTCACCAAGAAGGACCTGCGGGTCCACCTGAAGATGGTGGACAGCTTCCATCG AACCAGTCTTCAGTATGGCATCATGTGTCTGAAGAGGCTGAATTATGACCGGAAGGAGCTGGAGAAGAGGCGAGAGGAGAGCCAGCACGAGATCAAGG ATGTGCTAGTCTGGACCAACGACCAGGTGGTTCATTGGGTTCAGTCTATTGGGCTCCGGGATTATGCCGGAAACCTGCATGAGAGTGGTGTGCATGGAGCCTTGCTGGCCCTGGACGAGAACTTTGACCACAACACACTGGCCCTGATCCTTCAGATCCCCACACAGAACACCCAG GCACGCCAGGTGATGGAAAGAGAGTTCAATAACCTGTTGGCCTTGGGCACAGACCGGAAGCTGGATGAC GGGGATGACAAGGTGTTCCGCCGCGCGCCCTCCTGGAGGAAGCGCTTCCGGCCGCGGGAGCACCACGGTGGCGGCGGCATGCTCAGCGCCTCGGCGGAGACCCTCCCGGCGGGCTTCCGTGTGTCCACCCTGGGGTCCCTGCAGCCCCCACCGGCCCCGCCAAAGAAGATCATGCCTGAAG ctCACTCCCACTATCTCTACGGACACATGCTCTCCGCCTTCCGGGACTAG